The proteins below come from a single Miscanthus floridulus cultivar M001 chromosome 1, ASM1932011v1, whole genome shotgun sequence genomic window:
- the LOC136549541 gene encoding transcription factor bHLH74-like, which produces MMYSPPRTDPDREEEQCFAIGTNLLASLDHTMNFDEPIVFPVNNVGMQEGGQLYNSTGDAQPSRNMNTGKCLKDGKRKGSGEDSSSLHSLDEASALLQREVSMECADEKAGDAGAKREDYVHVRAKRGQATNSHSLAERFRREKINERMKLLQDLVPGCNKITGKAMMLDEIINYVQSLQRQVEFLSMKLSAMSPELNCDLDLQDILCTQDASSAFPGYNLQASNVHLNLYRASEEGYSHRIIPNPANVHVTRNAQLSAFPQRGVIWNEELRSIAPNAFASDTIADSMKVE; this is translated from the exons ATG ATGTATTCCCCTCCACGCACCGACCCTGACAGAGAGGAAGAGCAGTGCTTCGCAATCGGAACTAATCTGCTTGCTTCACTAGACCATACCATGAATTTTGATGAGCCTATCGTCTTTCCAGTGAACAATGTAGGCATGCAAGAGGGGGGTCAGCTGTACAATTCTACTGGAG ATGCTCAACCAAGTAGAAATATGAACACAGGGAAGTGTTTAAAGGATGGCAAAAGGAAGGGTTCTGGAGAGGACAGTTCATCACTACATTCTCTA GATGAAGCCAGTGCATTGTTGCAGCGAGAAGTCAGCATGGAGTGCGCTGATGAGAAGGCGGGTGATGCTGGAGCCAAGAGAGAGGACTACGTGCATGTCCGGGCAAAGCGTGGTCAAGCCACCAACAGCCACAGCCTTGCAGAAAGA TTTCGAAGGGAAAAGATAAATGAAAGGATGAAGCTTCTTCAAGACCTTGTCCCGGGTTGCAACAAG ATTACAGGCAAGGCCATGATGCTTGATGAGATCATAAACTATGTGCAATCTCTGCAGCGGCAGGTTGAG TTCCTTTCGATGAAACTCTCAGCGATGAGCCCAGAGCTCAACTGTGACCTCGACCTGCAAGAT ATCCTTTGCACGCAAGATGCCAGCTCTGCTTTTCCAGGATACAACCTGCAAGCGAGCAATGTGCATCTTAATCTGTACAGAGCATCTGAAGAAGGTTACTCACACAGGATCATCCCTAATCCAGCAAATGTTCATGTGACAAGGAACGCCCAGTTATCTGCATTTCCTCAG AGAGGAGTTATCTGGAACGAGGAACTTCGCAGCATTGCTCCAAATGCTTTCGCTTCAGATACCATTGCTG ATTCGATGAAAGTGGAGTGA
- the LOC136549531 gene encoding F-box protein SKIP22-like: MKLRLRSMEARGGAAAVETHRVDLPPTATLADVKTLLASKLSAAQPVPAESVRLSLNRSEELVSPDPAATLPSLGLASGDLVFFTLSPLTALAPPAQALSRNPSPGSGTAASTAEAVDRGKGSKQPVTGGSSSSSQVQAVVVNTSFPVASGPPDVVMEVAFDATKGRGKGSKQPVTGGSSSSSQVQAVVVNPSFPVASGPQDVVVEEAFDATKSWSSFVLRDLKREMGNVGGAEGTAAGRLVAALHAALLDVGFLTATQMGSHLSLPQGWPSGALKPLTIKYTIPELSAMLPVTEEGKVVVLNYSLMANFVMVYWYVHGAQTEVCRLCLELPGLEPLLYLDSDQLSGVHEKGVHDLWRVLKDEICLPLMISLCQLNGLRLPPCLMALPADLKTKILEFLPGVDLAKVECTCMEMRNLASDDSIWKKFVSKFEHYGQGSRGVSKTAKAIFGEVWQANKRRQKRPNPTFWNYGWGNSPYSRPLRLPLIGGDSDRLPFIGNPGSVGRHFGNQRRNISPNCILDGHRHNFL, from the coding sequence ATGAAGCTCCGGTTGCGATCGATGGAGGCGCGCGGCGGTGCCGCCGCCGTCGAGACCCACCGCGTGGACCTGCCGCCCACGGCCACGCTGGCCGACGTGAAGACCCTCCTCGCGTCGAAGCTCTCCGCGGCGCAGCCCGTCCCCGCCGAGTCCGTCCGCCTCTCCCTCAACCGCAGCGAGGAGCTCGTCTCGCCGGACCCCGCCGCCACGCTCCCGTCCCTCGGCCTCGCGTCCGGTGATCTCGTCTTCTTCACCCTATCCCCTCTCACGGCCCTAGCGCCGCCGGCTCAGGCCCTGTCCCGGAACCCTAGCCCGGGCTCTGGCACTGCAGCGTCGACCGCTGAGGCTGTCGATCGCGGGAAGGGTTCGAAGCAGCCTGTTACTGGAGGTTCCTCTTCGTCGTCACAGGTGCAGGCTGTGGTGGTGAACACTAGCTTTCCGGTCGCTTCCGGTCCGCCGGATGTGGTGATGGAGGTGGCCTTCGATGCGACAAAGGGCCGCGGGAAGGGGTCGAAGCAGCCTGTTACTGGAGGTTCCTCTTCCTCGTCACAGGTGCAGGCTGTGGTGGTGAACCCTAGCTTTCCGGTCGCTTCCGGTCCGCAGgatgtggtggtggaggaggcctTCGATGCGACGAAGAGCTGGTCGAGTTTTGTGCTTAGGGATCTCAAGAGGGAGATGGGCAACGTAGGGGGCGCAGAGGGAACCGCTGCAGGTCGCCTGGTTGCGGCCTTACATGCAGCTCTGCTTGATGTCGGCTTTCTCACCGCCACTCAGATGGGGTCTCACCTCTCACTGCCTCAGGGCTGGCCGTCGGGTGCTTTGAAGCCACTGACCATCAAGTATACCATACCAGAGCTTTCAGCAATGTTACCTGTGACTGAGGAGGGGAAGGTGGTGGTGCTGAACTACTCCTTGATGGCCAATTTCGTTATGGTATACTGGTATGTGCATGGGGCACAGACGGAGGTGTGCCGGTTGTGCTTGGAGTTGCCAGGGCTGGAGCCTTTACTTTATCTGGATAGCGATCAGCTGAGCGGAGTGCATGAGAAGGGAGTTCATGATCTGTGGAGAGTGCTGAAGGATGAGATTTGCCTGCCATTAATGATATCATTGTGCCAACTGAATGGTTTGCGCTTGCCTCCATGCTTGATGGCTTTGCCTGCTGATCTGAAGACTAAGATATTGGAGTTTCTACCTGGGGTTGATCTTGCAAAGGTTGAGTGCACATGCATGGAAATGAGGAATCTTGCATCAGATGATAGTATTTGGAAGAAGTTTGTATCGAAGTTTGAACATTATGGTCAGGGCTCTAGGGGTGTGAGCAAGACTGCGAAGGCCATATTTGGAGAGGTTTGGCAGGCCAATAAGAGACGGCAGAAGAGGCCCAACCCAACCTTTTGGAACTATGGCTGGGGAAATAGTCCTTATAGCCGCCCACTTAGGCTGCCATTGATTGGTGGGGACTCAGACAGACTTCCTTTTATTGGGAATCCTGGTTCTGTGGGGCGTCACTTTGGAAATCAACGAAGGAACATCTCCCCGAACTGCATACTTGATGGTCACCGCCATAACTTCCTTTGA
- the LOC136467532 gene encoding zinc finger BED domain-containing protein RICESLEEPER 2-like, with product MAGSGDDDGPTINDELRSLGQIPDDEDDMGDAAHLLFGRSAPPTNRDDGADGGAPAASAAAGASAAAPSDAASLASSTTGTGKRRSPVWADFEEVKEVVDGEQVVSAICKLCRHRLSGKSANGTGHLKRHLISCKKKVDRANAVQSRLALNPDGSYRNWEYKPDVARHELIRLIARLDLPLSIADNDAWDDYIQRAHNPRYKRVTRFSTARDLSKLYNEKMLHLKAAVMPGVSSVCLTSDIWSGNAKEDYIAVVAHYITSDWELKKSVIGFKLIEVSHNGINIAECISGVLRDWGLLDKVFSVSLDNASSNTTVMLALTPLLDGYLGYDVDPSDHTKKVYHVVHQRCACHIINLIVKSGLKRLKPCIEIFRTAINFLNSSNQRIAQFKEYCQAKGMRPRKFCLDMDVRWNSTYLMLKHLMPYRTVFSVFINLQFGYPLLVEQHWYIAEKVLQFLELFYDSTVALSGVYYPTSPLVLHHILEIASHLHDYEHDSNLCNVVAPMKAKFLKYWKHVPLLYAFAFVLDPRAKMRGLQNVLDLLAQSNNMSYIDYLAEVKFELHKLYDKYESKFGAARPARTTHPSGLTGKRKQAWGKIFGGSVSSGPSSTAGSSAVPPGLSELTVYLDSDNVVAYDDDFDVLNWWHEHKLTFPVLCTMAKDIMSVPVSTTSSESCFSLTGRIIEERRRRLGPDTVEMLIYVKDWELGEEKGQHTVEDEEYEDYFKNQFLDHDSGASGITT from the coding sequence ATGGCCGGCTCTGGTGACGACGATGGTCCAACCATCAATGACGAGCTCAGGTCGTTGGGCCAGATCCCCGACGACGAAGACGACATGGGCGATGCTGCTCATCTCTTGTTCGGTAGGAGTGCTCCTCCGACCAACCGAGATGATGGTGCTGATGGTGGTGCGCCGGCGGCTAGTGCTGCTGCTGGTGCGTCGGCGGCGGCCCCTAGTGATGCAGCTTCACTCGCTTCGTCCACCACTGGTACTGGTAAGCGGCGCTCCCCTGTGTGGGCTGACTTCGAGGAAGTCAAAGAGGTAGTGGATGGTGAGCAGGTTGTTTCTGCTATTTGCAAGCTTTGTCGTCATCGTTTGTCTGGTAAATCTGCTAATGGCACTGGTCACTTAAAAAGACATCTAATATCCTGTAAAAAGAAAGTTGATAGGGCTAATGCTGTTCAAAGTAGGCTTGCTTTAAACCCTGATGGATCTTATAGAAACTGGGAGTATAAGCCTGATGTTGCTAGGCATGAGCTGATTCGTTTGATTGCTAGATTGGATCTGCCTTTGTCTATTGCTGATAATGATGCTTGGGATGATTACATTCAGCGTGCTCACAATCCTAGATATAAGAGGGTCACTAGATTTAGCACAGCTAGAGATCTGTCTAAGCTATACAATGAAAAAATGTTGCACCTTAAAGCTGCTGTTATGCCTGGTGTGTCTTCTGTTTGTTTGACATCTGATatctggtctggtaatgctaaggaagaTTATATTGCTGTTGTTGCTCACTACATTACTTCTGATTGGGAACTTAAGAAATCTGTTATTGGTTTTAAACTGATTGAAGTGAGTCATAATGGCATTAACATTGCTGAATGTATCTCTGGTGTGCTTAGAGATTGGGGCCTGCTTGACAAAGTTTTCTCTGTTAGTCTTGATAATGCATCTTCTAATACAACTGTTATGCTTGCTTTGACCCCTTTGCTTGATGGTTACCTGGGCTATGATGTTGATCCTTCTGATCATACTAAAAAGGTGTATCATGTTGTGCATCAGCGATGTGCTTGCCATATAATTAACTTGATTGTTAAATCTGGTTTGAAAAGGCTTAAACCTTGCATAGAGAtttttagaactgcaattaacTTCCTAAATTCATCTAATCAGCGCATTGCTCAATTCAAGGAATACTGCCAAGCTAAGGGGATGCGTCCTCGTAAGTTTtgtttggatatggatgttagatggaactcAACCTATCTTATGCTTAAACATTTAATGCCATATAGAACTgtattttctgtgttcattaatctTCAGTTTGGCTATCCTCTGTTGGTTGAACAGCACTGGTACATTGCTGAAAAGGTGTTGCAGTTTCTTGAATTGTTCTATGATTCAACTGTTGCTCTGTCTGGTGTTTATTACCCTACTAGTCCTTTGGTACTGCATCACATACTTGAGATTGCTAGCCACCTGCATGACTATGAACATGATTCTAATCTATGTAATGTTGTTGCTCCAATGAAGGCTAAATTTCTTAAATACTGGAAACATGTGCCACTGTTATATGCATTTGCTTTTGTTCTGGACCCAAgggctaagatgagaggtttgcAGAATGTGCTTGACTTGCTTGCTCAGAGTAACAATATGAGTTACATTGATTATCTTGCTGAGGTCAAATTTGAGTTGCATAAACTGTATGACAAGTATGAATctaagtttggtgcagctaggccAGCTAGGACCACCCATCCATCTGGATTGACAGGTAAGAGGAAGCAGGCATGGGGCAAAATATTTGGAGGATCAGTTTCTTCTGGTCCTTCAAGTACTGCTGGATCATCTGCTGTGCCTCCTGGTCTCTCTGAGCTCACTGTTTACCTTGACAGTGACAATGTTGTGGCCTATGATGATGATTTTGATGTCCTGAATTGGTGGCATGAGCATAAACTAACCTTCCCAGTTCTCTGTACAATGGCTAAAGATATTATGTCTGTCCCTGTTTCAACAACTTCTTCGGAGTCTTGCTTTAGTCTTACTGGCAGGATCATTGAGGAGCGCCGACGTCGATTGGGACCAGACACTGTGGAGATGTTGATCTACGTGAAGGACTGGGAGCTTGGTGAAGAGAAGGGACAGCATACAGTGGAGGATGAGGAGTATGAAGACTACTTCAAGAATCAGTTTCTAGATCATGACTCTGGTGCTAGTGGAATAACCACTTAG